Proteins from a genomic interval of Candidatus Methylomirabilota bacterium:
- a CDS encoding UPF0175 family protein, giving the protein MPIMHIEIPEETLISLKQDPESFSRDLRLLAAVKLFELGKLSSGRAAQLAGMSRVEFLSALGRYRVSPFTLTAEELAADVANA; this is encoded by the coding sequence ATGCCGATTATGCACATTGAAATTCCCGAGGAAACCCTGATCAGCTTGAAGCAAGACCCCGAGTCTTTCTCTCGGGATCTCCGGCTGCTGGCCGCGGTGAAGTTATTCGAACTGGGTAAGTTGTCGTCCGGGCGAGCTGCCCAGTTAGCCGGGATGTCTCGCGTTGAGTTCCTTTCCGCCCTGGGGCGCTACCGGGTCTCCCCATTTACCCTGACCGCCGAGGAGCTTGCTGCGGACGTGGCGAATGCCTGA
- a CDS encoding type II toxin-antitoxin system VapC family toxin produces the protein MAVPVSGKVILDTNIFVDYLRDELYADWVFGRVGDIIRFLSSVVLMELRLGANTPRRNRAVDRIKAAFPAGRLIAPAPQLFDHAGQLFRILYGDGSGLRDRLGAIDDLLIALTARQIGATVITNNVGEFRRIAGRLPGLAIAAPDSG, from the coding sequence ATGGCCGTACCTGTAAGCGGAAAGGTGATTCTCGATACGAACATCTTTGTCGATTATCTGCGGGACGAACTCTACGCTGATTGGGTATTTGGCCGTGTCGGCGATATCATCCGCTTTCTTTCTTCAGTCGTCTTGATGGAGCTTCGCCTTGGCGCGAACACACCACGCCGCAACAGGGCTGTGGACCGGATAAAGGCGGCTTTCCCCGCTGGTCGACTCATCGCGCCGGCTCCGCAACTCTTTGACCATGCCGGCCAGTTGTTTCGAATTCTTTATGGGGATGGCTCCGGACTTCGCGATCGGCTGGGGGCAATCGACGACCTCTTGATCGCGTTGACCGCAAGACAGATCGGGGCAACGGTCATCACCAATAATGTGGGTGAGTTTCGACGCATTGCCGGCCGCTTGCCAGGATTGGCTATTGCTGCGCCGGATTCAGGATAA